One genomic region from Candidatus Methylomirabilota bacterium encodes:
- the boxB gene encoding benzoyl-CoA 2,3-epoxidase subunit BoxB, whose translation MAGIDYTTLIPNNVNLHENRRLQRALEDWQPKFLEWWQDMGPTGFQTKDVYLRTAISVDAQGWAKFGYLKMPDYRWGIFLAEPEPGRQVNFGDHKGQPAWQEVPGEYRGTLRRLIVTQGDTEPASVEQQRHLGRTCPSLYDLRNLFQVNVEEGRHLWAMVYILDAHFGRDGREESEALLQRRSGDADKPRILGAFNEKTPDWLSFFMFCFFTDRDGKYQLASLAESGFDPLSQTCRFMLTEEAHHMFVGEAGIMRIVQRACELMREHKTDDLRKHGGIDLRTMQRYLNFHCSVSLDLFGSEISTNAANFYTAGLKGRFEEIKKHDDHLLKEATYTVAELEGERIVMREEPALVSLNERLRDDYVADCARGVARWNEVIKKHGIDFELRLPHRAFHRAIGSFAEARVAPDGRVISQAEWDAKHRDWLPTEEDKAYIESLMQPVTEPGKFAHWIAPPARGINGQPVDFEYVRLA comes from the coding sequence ATGGCCGGCATCGACTACACCACGCTGATCCCGAACAACGTCAACCTGCACGAGAACCGGCGGCTCCAGCGGGCGCTCGAGGACTGGCAGCCGAAGTTCCTCGAGTGGTGGCAGGACATGGGGCCGACCGGATTCCAGACGAAGGACGTCTACCTCCGGACGGCCATCAGCGTGGACGCGCAGGGCTGGGCGAAGTTCGGCTACCTGAAGATGCCGGACTACCGCTGGGGCATCTTCCTCGCCGAGCCCGAGCCGGGGCGCCAGGTCAACTTCGGCGACCACAAGGGCCAGCCCGCGTGGCAGGAGGTGCCGGGCGAGTACCGCGGCACGCTTCGCCGCCTCATCGTCACCCAGGGAGACACCGAGCCGGCATCCGTCGAGCAGCAGCGCCACCTCGGCCGGACTTGTCCATCGCTCTACGACCTCCGCAACCTCTTCCAGGTTAACGTGGAGGAAGGGCGGCACCTCTGGGCCATGGTCTACATCCTGGACGCGCACTTCGGCCGCGACGGGCGCGAGGAGTCGGAGGCCCTGCTTCAGCGCCGCTCAGGCGACGCCGACAAGCCGCGCATCCTGGGCGCCTTCAACGAAAAGACCCCCGATTGGCTGTCCTTCTTCATGTTTTGCTTTTTCACCGACCGCGACGGCAAGTACCAGCTGGCGAGCCTGGCGGAGAGCGGCTTCGACCCGCTGTCGCAGACCTGCCGCTTCATGCTGACGGAAGAGGCGCACCACATGTTCGTGGGCGAAGCGGGCATCATGCGGATCGTCCAGCGCGCCTGCGAGCTGATGCGCGAGCACAAGACGGACGATCTCCGGAAGCACGGCGGCATCGACCTGCGCACGATGCAGCGGTACCTGAACTTCCACTGTTCGGTCTCGCTGGACCTCTTCGGCTCGGAGATCTCCACCAACGCCGCCAACTTCTACACCGCGGGGCTCAAGGGGCGCTTCGAGGAGATCAAGAAACACGATGACCACCTGCTCAAGGAGGCGACATACACCGTCGCCGAGCTCGAGGGCGAGCGGATCGTGATGCGCGAGGAGCCGGCGCTGGTCTCGCTCAACGAGCGGCTGCGCGACGATTACGTCGCCGACTGCGCCCGGGGCGTCGCCCGGTGGAACGAGGTCATCAAGAAGCACGGGATCGACTTCGAGCTGCGGCTCCCGCACCGGGCCTTCCACCGCGCCATCGGCAGCTTCGCCGAGGCGCGCGTGGCGCCCGACGGACGGGTCATCAGCCAGGCCGAGTGGGACGCCAAGCACCGCGACTGGCTGCCGACCGAGGAGGACAAGGCGTATATCGAGAGCCTCATGCAGCCGGTGACCGAGCCCGGCAAATTCGCCCACTGGATCGCCCCGCCCGCGCGCGGCATCAACGGCCAACCCGTGGACTTCGAGTACGTGCGGTTGGCCTGA
- a CDS encoding molybdopterin cofactor-binding domain-containing protein, with translation MKNNKLSVIGQSLPKIDAWAKVTGETKFADDLVLPRMAHGKLLRSPHPHALIKRIDTARAAALPGVYAVITGHDLPRVKFGILPVSQDEEALCVEKVRMVGDAVAAVAAVDEETADRAARLIEVEYEPLKPLMSIEESLANPDVRIHEYGDGPNVHKAVSLQFGDVEAAFAGSHLVREDVFFFEGNTHLPMEQHSAVAHWGPDGKLTLWSSTQTPHYVHRLLAKILDLPQAHIRVVAAPVGGGFGGKLDPFAHEIAACRLSQLTGRPVKITLTREEVFYVHRGRHPVLMWIKTGFTKNGAITGMHFRSWLDGGAYGSYGVASVFYTGALQTVTYKIPVYKFEGARIFTNKPPCGPKRGHGTPQPRFAMECQIDKAAEQLGLDPADMRRRNLAEPFTKTANHLTVSTIGLGECIDRAVEASGWREKRGKLPPGRGIGIACSSYLTGAGLAIYWNDMPHSGVVLRADRSGLVAVLCGATDIGQGSDSVLAYLVAEVLGIEPKDIRVHPADTDLTPVDLGSYSSRVTLMAGNAAIQAATRLRDKIFEAVAKKLEVAADTLVARDRRVFVEGDEDRGISFAQAVVLGESMHGVLAFPGSYAPPKRAGKYKGGGVGPSPCYSYSACVVEVDVDVDTGDVKPREIWIAHDVGRALNPLLVEGQVEGSVYMGLGEVLMEEQVFRKGVHKAPSMLEYKSPTTLETPEIHTILIETDDPEGPFGAKEAGQGPLLPVIPAVANAVHNAVGVRIDEIPISPDKVLRALDLKRQGKAARIGPDKLPLFKFPEARAVESAFGQPAEKIVERPFGPQRPFAK, from the coding sequence ATGAAGAACAACAAGCTCTCGGTCATCGGCCAGTCGCTGCCCAAGATCGACGCCTGGGCCAAGGTTACCGGCGAGACCAAGTTCGCCGATGATCTGGTACTGCCGCGCATGGCCCACGGCAAGCTCCTGAGAAGCCCGCACCCGCACGCGCTCATCAAGCGGATCGACACCGCGCGCGCGGCGGCGCTGCCCGGCGTCTACGCCGTCATCACGGGGCACGACCTGCCGCGGGTCAAGTTCGGCATCCTGCCGGTCTCGCAGGACGAGGAAGCGCTCTGCGTCGAGAAGGTCAGGATGGTGGGAGACGCCGTCGCCGCCGTCGCCGCGGTGGACGAGGAGACGGCCGATCGGGCAGCGCGCCTGATCGAGGTCGAGTACGAGCCGCTCAAGCCCCTCATGTCCATCGAGGAGTCGCTCGCGAACCCGGACGTGCGTATCCACGAGTATGGCGACGGCCCCAACGTCCACAAGGCCGTCTCGCTCCAGTTCGGCGACGTCGAGGCGGCGTTCGCGGGCTCGCACCTTGTCCGCGAGGACGTCTTCTTCTTCGAGGGCAACACGCACCTGCCCATGGAGCAGCACTCGGCCGTCGCGCACTGGGGGCCGGACGGCAAGCTGACCCTCTGGTCCTCGACCCAGACGCCGCACTACGTCCACCGCCTCCTCGCCAAGATCCTCGACCTGCCGCAGGCGCACATCCGGGTGGTGGCGGCGCCCGTCGGCGGCGGCTTCGGCGGCAAGCTCGACCCCTTCGCCCACGAGATCGCGGCGTGCAGGCTCTCCCAGCTGACGGGCCGGCCGGTGAAGATCACGCTCACGCGCGAGGAGGTCTTCTACGTCCACCGCGGCCGTCACCCGGTGCTCATGTGGATCAAGACCGGTTTTACGAAGAACGGCGCCATCACCGGGATGCACTTCCGCTCGTGGCTCGACGGCGGCGCCTACGGCTCCTATGGCGTTGCCTCTGTCTTCTACACGGGGGCGCTCCAGACGGTCACCTACAAGATTCCGGTCTACAAGTTCGAGGGGGCGCGCATCTTCACCAACAAGCCGCCCTGCGGGCCCAAGCGCGGGCACGGGACGCCGCAGCCGCGCTTCGCCATGGAGTGCCAGATCGACAAGGCCGCCGAGCAGCTAGGTCTCGATCCGGCCGACATGCGGCGGCGCAACCTCGCCGAGCCCTTCACGAAGACGGCCAACCACCTGACGGTCAGCACGATCGGGCTGGGCGAGTGCATCGACCGCGCGGTCGAGGCCTCGGGCTGGCGGGAGAAGCGCGGCAAGCTCCCGCCCGGGCGCGGAATCGGCATCGCATGCTCGTCGTACCTCACGGGCGCGGGCTTGGCGATCTACTGGAACGACATGCCGCATTCGGGCGTCGTCCTCCGGGCCGACCGGAGCGGGCTCGTCGCCGTCCTCTGCGGCGCGACGGACATCGGCCAGGGCTCTGACTCGGTCCTCGCCTACCTCGTCGCTGAGGTGCTCGGCATCGAGCCCAAGGATATTCGCGTCCACCCGGCCGACACGGACCTCACGCCCGTGGATCTCGGCTCCTACTCCTCGCGCGTTACGCTCATGGCGGGCAACGCCGCCATCCAGGCGGCGACGCGGCTCCGCGACAAGATCTTCGAGGCGGTGGCGAAGAAGCTCGAGGTCGCGGCCGACACGCTCGTCGCGCGCGACCGCCGCGTCTTCGTCGAGGGCGACGAGGACAGGGGCATCTCCTTCGCCCAGGCGGTGGTGCTGGGCGAGAGCATGCACGGCGTCCTTGCCTTCCCGGGCTCCTACGCGCCGCCCAAGCGTGCGGGCAAATACAAGGGCGGTGGTGTGGGGCCCTCTCCCTGCTACTCCTACTCGGCCTGTGTCGTCGAGGTGGACGTGGACGTCGACACGGGCGATGTCAAGCCGAGAGAAATCTGGATCGCGCACGACGTCGGCCGCGCGCTGAACCCGCTGCTGGTCGAGGGGCAGGTCGAGGGCTCGGTCTACATGGGGCTGGGCGAGGTCCTGATGGAGGAGCAGGTCTTCCGGAAGGGCGTCCACAAGGCGCCATCGATGCTGGAATACAAGAGCCCGACGACGCTCGAGACGCCCGAGATCCACACCATCCTGATCGAGACCGACGACCCCGAGGGCCCGTTCGGCGCCAAGGAAGCGGGACAGGGGCCGCTCCTGCCAGTCATTCCGGCCGTCGCCAACGCCGTCCACAATGCCGTCGGCGTCCGCATCGACGAGATCCCGATCTCGCCCGACAAGGTTCTGAGGGCGCTCGACCTGAAGCGCCAGGGCAAGGCCGCGCGCATCGGACCCGACAAGCTGCCGCTCTTCAAGTTCCCCGAGGCGAGGGCGGTTGAGTCGGCCTTCGGGCAGCCCGCGGAAAAGATCGTCGAGAGGCCCTTCGGCCCCCAGAGGCCTTTCGCCAAATGA
- a CDS encoding xanthine dehydrogenase family protein subunit M: MMRLPPFTYLAPVSVGDAVKLMADHGPEAMFVAGGTDLYPNMKRGQFEPSVLIGLRGIRDIAGVSGSAKTGFTIGAGTTLSDVSSHADVARHYPGLATAAGLVSSPQIRNMGTLGGNVCVDTRCNYYNQSYEWRKAVNFCMKKDGDICLVAPSSSRCWAVSSSDTAPMLWSLGASVRLAGPKGERVIPISALYRDDGIQYLSKEPGEVVTAIVLPPADGWRSTYLKLRRRGSIDFPILGVAVALRMDGDTVREASITLGAVASQPRPTPAAAALLVGERLTPELIDRVADAAFKPSKPLDNTDLTHPYRKKMTRVFVARALRRLAGL, translated from the coding sequence ATGATGCGACTGCCGCCGTTCACGTACCTCGCGCCGGTTTCGGTCGGCGATGCCGTGAAGCTCATGGCCGACCACGGGCCCGAAGCGATGTTCGTGGCGGGAGGCACCGATCTCTACCCGAACATGAAGCGCGGCCAGTTCGAGCCGTCGGTGCTGATCGGGCTGCGGGGCATCCGGGACATCGCCGGCGTGAGCGGGTCGGCGAAGACCGGATTCACCATCGGCGCGGGCACGACGCTCAGCGACGTCTCGTCCCATGCCGATGTCGCGCGCCACTACCCGGGGTTGGCGACGGCCGCGGGGCTTGTCTCGAGCCCGCAGATCCGCAACATGGGCACCCTCGGCGGCAACGTCTGCGTGGACACGCGCTGCAACTACTACAACCAGTCCTACGAGTGGCGGAAGGCCGTCAACTTTTGCATGAAGAAGGACGGCGACATCTGCCTCGTGGCGCCCAGCAGCTCGCGCTGCTGGGCCGTGTCCTCGTCGGACACGGCGCCGATGCTCTGGAGCCTCGGCGCCAGCGTCAGGCTCGCGGGGCCGAAGGGCGAGCGCGTCATTCCCATCTCGGCGCTCTACCGGGACGACGGCATCCAGTACCTGAGCAAGGAGCCGGGCGAGGTCGTGACGGCCATCGTGCTGCCGCCCGCGGACGGCTGGCGCTCGACCTATCTCAAGCTCCGCCGGCGTGGGTCAATCGACTTCCCGATTCTCGGCGTCGCCGTGGCGCTTCGCATGGACGGCGACACGGTGAGGGAAGCGTCGATCACGCTCGGCGCCGTCGCTTCCCAGCCACGGCCTACGCCGGCGGCGGCCGCCCTCCTCGTCGGCGAGCGGCTCACGCCGGAGCTGATCGACCGCGTCGCCGATGCCGCCTTCAAGCCGTCGAAGCCCCTCGACAATACCGACCTGACGCACCCGTACCGCAAGAAGATGACGCGGGTGTTCGTGGCGCGCGCGCTCCGCCGGCTGGCGGGCCTGTGA
- a CDS encoding N-6 DNA methylase yields the protein MAAVERARATAKAQLEAAKALPAALVRRAFSGDLSLKPGGRCGIVLDEGVLFRTNETAFAQTKRKLLDECDLWCIVSLPSGAFVNAGAGVKTNLLFFTRGKPTERIWYYDLSDIKMGKKSPLTLAHFEEFFRLLPARGDSEYSWTVERKEIDARGYDLKAVNPHAKRDEDTRTPEELLDIIKAKGREVAEALAALRALTGRKV from the coding sequence ATGGCGGCGGTGGAGCGGGCGCGGGCAACGGCCAAGGCTCAGCTCGAAGCCGCCAAGGCCCTGCCGGCGGCGCTGGTGCGTCGGGCGTTCAGTGGGGACCTTAGCCTCAAGCCGGGCGGGCGCTGCGGCATCGTGCTGGATGAAGGCGTGCTGTTCCGCACCAACGAGACGGCCTTCGCCCAGACCAAGCGGAAGCTGCTCGACGAGTGCGACCTCTGGTGCATCGTCAGCCTGCCCTCCGGCGCCTTCGTGAATGCGGGCGCGGGTGTGAAGACGAACCTGCTCTTCTTCACCCGGGGCAAGCCCACCGAGCGCATCTGGTACTACGACCTCTCCGACATCAAGATGGGGAAGAAGAGCCCGCTGACGCTCGCCCACTTCGAGGAGTTCTTCCGGCTCTTACCCGCGCGGGGCGACAGTGAGTACTCGTGGACGGTGGAACGGAAGGAGATCGACGCGCGAGGCTACGACCTCAAGGCGGTCAACCCGCACGCCAAGCGCGATGAGGACACGCGGACGCCCGAGGAGCTGCTGGACATCATCAAGGCCAAGGGGCGGGAGGTGGCGGAAGCTTTGGCGGCGCTTCGGGCATTGACGGGGAGGAAGGTGTAG
- a CDS encoding RidA family protein, whose amino-acid sequence MPKVVTPKSFGAPLGMYSHGMVAPGGEIVVVAGQVGMGQGGQVAGGDVVAQTKQALDNVRAVVEAAGCAMRDIVRFQTFLTHAGDIDGFMKARAEVFPSYFPDGAYPPNTLLVVTRLVKPELLVEIEAMAVKPAKAPTTPRRTAKTAKRPPVKRRR is encoded by the coding sequence ATGCCCAAGGTCGTGACGCCGAAGAGCTTTGGAGCTCCGCTGGGGATGTACTCGCACGGGATGGTGGCGCCGGGCGGGGAGATCGTCGTGGTCGCCGGCCAGGTCGGCATGGGGCAGGGCGGCCAGGTCGCAGGCGGAGACGTCGTCGCGCAGACGAAGCAGGCTCTGGACAACGTGCGCGCCGTCGTGGAGGCGGCCGGCTGCGCGATGCGCGACATCGTACGGTTCCAGACCTTCCTGACCCACGCCGGGGACATCGACGGCTTCATGAAGGCGCGCGCCGAGGTCTTCCCGAGCTACTTCCCTGACGGCGCCTACCCGCCGAACACGCTCCTCGTCGTCACGCGGCTCGTGAAGCCGGAGCTGCTTGTCGAGATCGAAGCCATGGCCGTCAAGCCCGCGAAGGCCCCAACGACGCCGCGGCGGACAGCCAAGACCGCGAAGCGGCCGCCCGTCAAACGTCGCCGCTAG
- a CDS encoding (2Fe-2S)-binding protein, whose translation MKTQLTLTVNGETRDVIVPVHKSLLEVLREDLNLTGTKHGCELGECGTCTVLVDGVPVLSCLALPVELQGLEIKTVEGMAENGHLHPLQQAFAELGAAQCGYCIPGILLTAEALLDETPTPTRDEVREALAGNLCRCTGYTKILDAVELAALRMRGSASRGTAEVPKA comes from the coding sequence GTGAAGACGCAGCTCACGCTCACGGTCAATGGCGAGACGCGGGACGTAATCGTCCCTGTGCACAAGTCCCTGCTCGAAGTCCTCCGCGAGGACCTCAACCTCACCGGCACCAAGCACGGCTGTGAGCTCGGGGAATGCGGCACCTGCACGGTGCTTGTGGACGGCGTGCCCGTGCTCTCGTGCCTCGCGCTGCCCGTCGAGCTCCAGGGGCTGGAGATCAAGACCGTCGAGGGCATGGCCGAGAACGGCCACCTCCACCCGCTCCAGCAGGCCTTCGCCGAGCTGGGCGCCGCCCAGTGCGGGTACTGCATCCCCGGCATACTCCTCACCGCCGAGGCGCTGCTGGATGAGACGCCGACGCCGACACGCGATGAGGTCCGCGAGGCGCTCGCCGGCAACCTCTGCCGCTGTACCGGCTACACCAAGATCCTCGACGCGGTCGAGCTCGCCGCCCTGCGTATGCGCGGCAGTGCGAGCCGAGGGACGGCCGAGGTGCCGAAGGCATGA
- the boxC gene encoding 2,3-epoxybenzoyl-CoA dihydrolase: MADGGVPMTVDFRTEPAKYKHWKLSFDGPVATLAMDVREDGGLKPGYELKLNSYDLGVDIELYDAIQRLRFEHPEVGAVVLTSGKERIFCAGANIRMLNQSSHGWKVNFCKFTNETRNSIEDATAESRQSYLCAVNGPCAGGGYEMALATDWIIMADDGSTTVALPEVPLLAVLPGTGGLTRLVDKRHVRRDRADFFSTLEEGIKGQRAVEWRLVDEVVPRSKLEETVKRRAAERAARTDRPAAAKGISLTPLRRAIEGMRITYGTITCALDRGRSVAEITVKGPGAQPPATLEAIHAAGAAFWPLALARELDDLILHLRANEEEIGIWVFKTEGSADLVEAHDRALQEHAADWLVREIRLYLKRTFKRLDVSSRSIFVLVEPGSCFAGTLLELALAADRSYMLDGALEGDTRKPAAVRLTGMNFGPYPMVNGLTRLASRFLDEPARSDDLKRRIGEDMEAPAAADAGLVTFTPDDIDWEDEVRVGIEARAAFSPDALTGMEASLRFGGPETLESKIFSRLSAWQNWIFQRPNAVGDKGALRVYGTGQRSEFDRRRV, from the coding sequence ATGGCTGACGGCGGCGTACCGATGACGGTGGATTTCCGCACCGAGCCCGCGAAATACAAGCACTGGAAGCTGTCCTTCGACGGTCCCGTCGCCACGCTGGCGATGGACGTGAGGGAAGACGGCGGGCTCAAGCCGGGGTACGAGCTCAAGCTCAACTCCTACGATCTCGGCGTGGACATCGAGCTCTACGACGCGATCCAGCGTCTGCGCTTCGAGCATCCCGAAGTCGGGGCGGTGGTGCTGACCTCGGGCAAGGAGCGCATCTTCTGCGCCGGCGCCAACATCCGCATGTTGAACCAGTCCTCCCACGGCTGGAAGGTTAACTTCTGCAAGTTCACCAACGAGACCCGTAACTCGATCGAGGATGCGACCGCCGAGTCTCGCCAGAGCTATCTCTGCGCGGTCAACGGCCCCTGCGCGGGCGGCGGCTACGAAATGGCGCTGGCGACCGACTGGATCATCATGGCCGACGACGGCTCGACCACTGTGGCGCTTCCCGAAGTTCCGCTTCTTGCCGTCCTGCCCGGCACCGGAGGCCTGACGCGCCTGGTGGACAAGCGGCATGTCCGCCGCGACCGTGCCGACTTCTTCTCGACGCTCGAGGAGGGCATCAAGGGGCAGCGCGCCGTCGAATGGCGGCTCGTGGACGAGGTCGTGCCGCGCTCCAAGCTCGAGGAGACGGTCAAGCGCCGGGCCGCCGAGCGCGCCGCGCGCACCGACCGGCCCGCGGCCGCCAAGGGCATCAGCCTCACGCCGCTCCGGCGCGCGATCGAAGGTATGCGGATCACCTACGGCACCATCACCTGCGCCCTCGACCGTGGGCGAAGCGTCGCGGAGATCACGGTCAAGGGGCCCGGCGCTCAGCCTCCTGCCACCCTCGAGGCTATTCATGCCGCCGGCGCCGCCTTTTGGCCGCTCGCCCTGGCGCGCGAGCTCGACGACCTCATCCTCCACCTTCGCGCCAACGAGGAGGAGATCGGCATCTGGGTGTTCAAGACGGAGGGGAGCGCCGATCTCGTCGAGGCCCATGACCGCGCGCTCCAGGAGCACGCGGCGGACTGGCTGGTGCGCGAGATCCGGCTCTACCTCAAGCGCACCTTCAAGCGCCTCGACGTCTCGTCACGGTCCATCTTCGTCCTGGTCGAGCCGGGCTCCTGCTTCGCGGGCACCCTGCTCGAGCTGGCGCTGGCGGCCGATCGGTCCTACATGCTCGACGGCGCTCTCGAGGGCGACACGCGCAAGCCCGCCGCCGTGCGTCTGACCGGGATGAACTTCGGGCCGTACCCGATGGTCAACGGGCTGACGCGCCTCGCGAGCCGCTTCCTCGACGAGCCGGCGCGCTCCGACGACCTCAAGCGGCGCATCGGCGAGGACATGGAGGCTCCCGCCGCGGCTGACGCGGGGCTCGTCACCTTCACCCCCGACGACATCGATTGGGAGGACGAGGTCCGCGTCGGCATCGAGGCGCGCGCCGCGTTCTCGCCCGACGCGCTCACCGGCATGGAGGCTTCGCTCCGCTTCGGCGGGCCCGAGACGCTCGAGAGCAAGATCTTCAGCCGCCTGTCGGCGTGGCAGAACTGGATCTTCCAGCGCCCCAACGCCGTCGGGGACAAGGGTGCGCTCCGCGTCTACGGCACGGGCCAGCGCAGCGAGTTCGACCGAAGGAGAGTGTGA
- a CDS encoding XRE family transcriptional regulator encodes MTSLGARIKGLRAERGLQQRQLAEKAGMTPSMVSQIEAGRLTPSLPTLGKLAAALGVPIASLFEPTPHGRLHVTRKSEYPVVSFDGTTEKWHVLGAGLFQGKIRAVVSTLGPRAKGVKTDKVVIDPGQMKLFYVLEGKVALHYDGSSQQLEAGDSAYLDGGTPHGWENLGPKSAKALWVILG; translated from the coding sequence GTGACCTCACTGGGGGCGCGCATCAAGGGACTGCGGGCGGAGCGGGGGCTCCAGCAGCGGCAGCTCGCCGAGAAGGCCGGCATGACACCGAGCATGGTGTCCCAGATCGAAGCGGGGAGGCTGACGCCGTCGCTGCCGACGCTGGGGAAGCTCGCGGCCGCCCTCGGCGTCCCGATCGCCTCGCTCTTCGAGCCCACGCCACACGGGCGGCTCCACGTGACCCGGAAGAGCGAGTACCCGGTGGTCTCCTTCGACGGGACCACGGAGAAGTGGCACGTGCTCGGCGCGGGGCTCTTTCAGGGTAAGATTCGCGCTGTGGTCTCGACGCTCGGTCCGCGCGCCAAGGGCGTCAAGACCGACAAGGTCGTCATTGACCCAGGCCAGATGAAGCTCTTCTACGTGCTCGAGGGCAAGGTCGCGCTGCATTACGATGGAAGCTCCCAGCAGCTCGAGGCGGGCGACAGCGCCTACCTCGACGGCGGGACGCCCCACGGCTGGGAGAACCTCGGGCCCAAGAGCGCCAAGGCGCTCTGGGTCATCTTGGGATAA